Proteins from one Prosthecobacter sp. genomic window:
- a CDS encoding C4-type zinc ribbon domain-containing protein, whose protein sequence is MKQIANLIEDLGQLNELDTTKRRLEAKSSEFKRLTLEATGVRERLPTAILHHYDLRISRGKRGAAKMSNGTCGGCHLSLPSGQLSELRRDDESLQVCGNCSIFLLPEDPKPQEAPPPAAAEPATKPPRKRKVKAVT, encoded by the coding sequence ATGAAACAAATCGCCAATCTCATCGAAGACCTCGGCCAGCTCAACGAGCTGGATACCACCAAACGCCGCCTGGAGGCCAAATCCTCCGAGTTCAAGAGGCTCACCCTGGAGGCCACAGGCGTGCGCGAGCGCCTGCCCACCGCCATCCTACATCACTACGACCTCCGCATATCCAGAGGCAAGCGTGGCGCGGCCAAGATGAGCAACGGCACCTGTGGAGGCTGCCACCTTTCGCTGCCCAGCGGCCAGCTATCAGAGCTGCGCCGAGATGATGAGTCCCTGCAAGTCTGCGGTAATTGCAGCATTTTCCTCCTTCCCGAAGATCCAAAGCCTCAAGAAGCTCCGCCGCCCGCAGCGGCGGAGCCTGCAACCAAGCCGCCACGAAAACGCAAAGTTAAAGCCGTCACCTGA
- a CDS encoding class I SAM-dependent methyltransferase, with translation MPASSFKATKSPRIQSGNEFLQAFKDHEFDQIYPEAIRRLSTTHWSPVNVCRMAAQLLVVEPGTKVLDIGCGPGKFCVIGATTTKGHFTGVEQREKLARIARDMVRKHNIPRADIVHGNTQDVNFRDFDAFYLFNPFQENILPSLRIDYDVELEPQLYTDYTAHVQQQLMRMPMATRVVTYCGDCTEIPDCYACVKTAFNEKLKLWVKKHPAPDYARPGPQQSADDKDAIPSRVSELVTA, from the coding sequence ATGCCAGCCTCATCCTTCAAAGCCACCAAGTCTCCACGCATTCAATCCGGCAACGAATTCCTGCAAGCCTTCAAGGATCATGAGTTCGACCAGATTTACCCCGAAGCCATCCGCAGGCTGTCCACCACTCACTGGAGTCCGGTAAATGTCTGCCGCATGGCCGCACAGCTCCTCGTCGTCGAGCCGGGAACCAAGGTGCTGGACATCGGCTGCGGTCCAGGAAAGTTCTGTGTCATCGGTGCCACCACAACGAAAGGTCATTTCACCGGTGTGGAACAGAGAGAGAAACTGGCTCGAATCGCTCGCGACATGGTGAGGAAGCATAACATCCCGCGTGCGGACATCGTGCATGGCAACACCCAGGACGTGAACTTTCGCGACTTTGACGCCTTTTATCTCTTCAATCCGTTCCAGGAAAACATCCTGCCCTCGTTGCGGATCGACTATGACGTGGAGTTGGAGCCCCAGCTTTACACCGACTACACCGCGCATGTGCAACAGCAGCTCATGCGGATGCCGATGGCGACACGCGTCGTCACCTACTGTGGAGACTGCACGGAAATTCCCGACTGCTACGCCTGCGTGAAGACTGCCTTCAATGAAAAGCTGAAGCTTTGGGTGAAAAAACACCCTGCTCCGGATTACGCCAGGCCCGGCCCCCAACAATCCGCTGACGACAAAGACGCCATTCCGTCGAGAGTCAGTGAACTGGTCACGGCATGA
- a CDS encoding sigma-54 dependent transcriptional regulator, with the protein MQPANIHILVLDRDAASARVIRDVLAKVGYQVSVASHESDALNLASGELFNVVVKSFDAQRIDALALMEKVRGITPDTQFIFLSDKGTIHTAVEAMRKGAFDYISKPINATQLVESVRKALEHQSLVAEDQQIKLRLRRRSDPDIFAGSSAAMREINRLIQQIAPTDVTVLIEGESGTGKEVVARAIHEKSRRKAQPFIAVNCAALPENLIEAELFGHVRGAFTGAIGDRKGRFQLAQGGTLFLDEIGDLSRKGQGDLLRVLEDGTYRPVGSQKVERATARIIAATNSDLEVEAVSGGRFREDLFYRLNIVSIRMPPLRERVEDIAPLVKTFTDHFCTKHHRRPKKFKPEVLSLFQTLRWPGNVRQLRNLVERLVVTVPHSAIGLDDLPPSMHQGKREPHAIAIQAGMTLAQVEAELIRQTLLKVTSNREEAAKTLGISRRALQYKIQRYKLDKLPKQTLKP; encoded by the coding sequence ATGCAGCCCGCCAATATTCACATCCTTGTCCTGGATCGCGATGCGGCTTCTGCCCGCGTCATTCGCGATGTTCTGGCCAAAGTCGGCTATCAAGTCTCCGTGGCCTCGCATGAGTCTGACGCGCTGAACCTGGCCTCCGGCGAACTGTTCAACGTCGTGGTCAAATCCTTCGACGCGCAGCGCATCGACGCCTTGGCGCTCATGGAAAAGGTGCGCGGCATCACCCCGGACACGCAGTTCATCTTCCTCAGCGACAAAGGCACCATCCACACCGCCGTGGAGGCCATGCGCAAAGGCGCCTTCGACTACATCTCGAAGCCCATCAATGCAACGCAGCTTGTCGAGTCCGTGCGCAAGGCCTTGGAGCATCAGTCGCTTGTCGCCGAGGACCAGCAGATCAAACTGCGTCTGCGCCGTCGTTCCGATCCCGATATTTTCGCTGGAAGCAGCGCCGCCATGCGGGAAATCAACCGCCTGATCCAGCAGATTGCCCCCACCGATGTCACTGTGCTCATCGAAGGTGAAAGTGGCACAGGCAAGGAGGTCGTCGCCCGCGCCATTCATGAAAAAAGCCGTCGCAAAGCACAGCCCTTCATCGCCGTGAACTGCGCTGCGTTGCCGGAGAACCTGATCGAAGCCGAGCTCTTCGGCCATGTGCGCGGTGCCTTTACGGGAGCCATCGGCGACCGCAAAGGCCGCTTCCAACTCGCTCAGGGCGGCACGCTGTTTCTCGATGAGATTGGTGACCTGTCACGCAAAGGCCAGGGCGACCTCCTCCGCGTGCTCGAAGACGGCACTTATCGCCCTGTCGGTAGTCAGAAAGTCGAGCGCGCCACCGCCCGCATCATCGCCGCCACGAACAGTGATCTTGAAGTCGAGGCCGTCAGTGGCGGACGTTTTCGTGAGGACTTGTTTTACCGGCTGAACATTGTCTCCATTCGCATGCCGCCACTGCGCGAGCGCGTGGAGGACATCGCGCCCTTGGTGAAAACCTTCACCGATCATTTCTGCACCAAGCACCATCGTCGGCCGAAGAAATTCAAACCCGAGGTCTTGAGCCTCTTCCAAACCCTGCGCTGGCCTGGCAACGTCCGGCAGTTGCGCAATCTCGTCGAGCGTCTCGTCGTCACCGTGCCTCACTCCGCCATCGGTCTGGATGATCTGCCACCCTCCATGCATCAGGGAAAGCGCGAGCCACATGCCATCGCCATCCAGGCCGGCATGACGTTGGCACAAGTCGAGGCCGAACTTATCCGCCAGACGCTCCTCAAGGTGACTTCCAACCGGGAAGAAGCCGCCAAGACCCTCGGCATCAGCCGTCGTGCGCTTCAATACAAAATCCAGCGTTACAAGCTCGACAAGCTGCCGAAGCAAACGCTGAAGCCGTAA
- a CDS encoding SulP family inorganic anion transporter: protein MNSLRRDLPASLVVFLVAVPLSLGIALASGAPIIAGLIGAVAGGIVTGLLAGSPLQVSGPAAGLTVVVAGLVHQFGWETMCLITACAGVVQLLLGWFKVARGALIIAPAVVHGMLAGIGISIALAQIHVVLGGSPQSSPVVNLLGIPKQLGLVNTQAAILGFLTIAILIVWKKLKAPSLKAIPGPLVAVVVGTVVSIVAKMDVKRVDLPETFELTKLAPPEHWGPFVVAVLTVAIIASIESLLCAVATDKLHSGVRSNLDKELRAQGTGNLVSGLLGGLPITGVIVRSSANIIAGGASRWSAIFHGVWVLIFAVFLGTVIEQIPLAVLAGLLVHVGINLVNLHHIRDLHTHNEAPIYFATVLGVTGLNLLAGVGIGLGLSVFFLLRRLSSTDVKVGQREGKWHVRIGGTLTFASVPSLSAALATIPAGHPVDIDLAVDFIDHSAFEALHGWRQNHEKTGGHVDIDETHEEWYKSATEGRPRKGKSARPLAAS from the coding sequence ATGAACTCTCTCCGCCGTGACCTTCCCGCCTCTCTTGTTGTGTTTCTTGTCGCTGTGCCGCTGTCGCTCGGCATCGCGCTGGCTTCGGGAGCACCGATCATCGCGGGGCTGATCGGTGCGGTGGCGGGCGGGATCGTCACGGGGCTGCTGGCGGGGTCGCCCTTACAGGTTTCTGGACCAGCGGCGGGTTTGACGGTGGTAGTGGCCGGTTTGGTGCATCAGTTTGGCTGGGAGACGATGTGTTTGATCACGGCCTGTGCGGGTGTGGTGCAGTTGTTGTTGGGCTGGTTCAAAGTGGCACGTGGAGCGCTCATCATCGCGCCAGCGGTGGTGCATGGCATGCTGGCGGGCATCGGCATCTCGATCGCGCTGGCGCAGATTCATGTGGTGCTCGGTGGTTCGCCGCAGAGCTCGCCGGTGGTGAATCTGCTCGGCATTCCGAAGCAGCTTGGCCTGGTGAACACGCAGGCGGCGATTCTCGGCTTCCTGACCATCGCAATTCTGATCGTGTGGAAGAAATTGAAGGCGCCGTCTTTGAAAGCCATCCCTGGACCGCTGGTGGCGGTGGTGGTGGGCACGGTGGTGTCGATCGTCGCGAAGATGGACGTGAAGCGTGTGGATCTGCCGGAGACCTTTGAGCTGACGAAACTCGCACCGCCGGAGCATTGGGGGCCGTTTGTGGTCGCGGTGCTGACGGTGGCGATCATCGCCAGCATCGAGTCTCTGCTGTGCGCGGTGGCCACGGACAAGCTGCACTCCGGTGTGCGCTCAAATCTGGACAAAGAACTGCGTGCGCAGGGCACGGGCAATCTCGTCTCCGGTCTGCTCGGCGGCCTGCCGATCACGGGCGTGATCGTGCGCTCTTCGGCGAACATCATCGCCGGTGGTGCTAGCCGCTGGTCGGCCATTTTTCATGGCGTGTGGGTGCTGATCTTTGCCGTTTTTCTCGGCACTGTGATCGAACAAATCCCGCTGGCGGTGCTGGCGGGCCTGCTGGTGCATGTGGGCATCAATCTGGTGAACCTGCATCACATCCGCGATCTGCACACGCACAACGAAGCGCCGATCTACTTCGCCACGGTGCTTGGCGTAACGGGTTTGAACCTCCTGGCCGGTGTCGGCATCGGCTTGGGCCTTTCCGTGTTCTTCCTGCTGCGCCGGCTTTCGTCCACTGATGTGAAGGTCGGGCAGCGTGAGGGCAAATGGCATGTGCGCATCGGCGGCACGCTCACCTTTGCCTCCGTGCCGAGCCTCAGCGCCGCACTGGCAACGATTCCGGCCGGGCATCCGGTGGACATCGACCTCGCCGTCGATTTCATCGACCACTCAGCCTTTGAGGCCCTGCATGGCTGGCGTCAAAATCATGAGAAGACCGGCGGTCATGTCGATATCGACGAAACGCACGAGGAATGGTACAAATCCGCCACTGAAGGCAGGCCTCGCAAAGGCAAATCCGCACGTCCTTTGGCGGCCTCCTGA
- a CDS encoding proton-conducting transporter membrane subunit has product MSDFSWLELTLLLPLLGAVVAAFIKVPAVAMRTSLGFFIATLITATAANLAFAGTKIAWLKHFAVDDLAAPMLPVLALLHLLTLLGTAKSRVSPMFCVRLLIAAFVSLAAVTCQTPWMLVALLVLGVLVPLWDLMSRGQPVRGYLIHMGLFVVLLVVGWQFAGKTTGYGLLLLALLLRGGIVPLHGWLPTLFQGAAYGTAMVFVLPLMEVLAALRLLLPSTPEWMLNAASIVCLITAVYGGGMAIVQNEVRKFFAHLCLSQTALVMFAVMLHTSNGLTAALCLWISSSLALAGLAFSVRALEARFGALSLREHHGFYQQVPGLAVCFLITGLASVGFPGTIGFVPMELLISGSADQGLWVSGTLAIAAMFNGIAIMRAYFALFTGKRPTTSVSLQKTPLERAGIVVIALMVFLGGWFSPGMVASRHETADKLLERAVQAMRR; this is encoded by the coding sequence ATGAGCGACTTTTCCTGGCTCGAACTCACGTTGCTCCTGCCGCTGCTCGGCGCGGTCGTCGCTGCCTTTATCAAAGTGCCCGCCGTGGCCATGCGTACGAGTTTGGGCTTTTTCATCGCCACACTGATCACCGCGACAGCAGCCAACCTGGCCTTCGCCGGCACCAAGATCGCATGGCTGAAGCATTTCGCCGTCGATGATCTCGCCGCGCCGATGCTGCCCGTGCTGGCGCTGCTGCATTTGCTGACGCTGCTCGGCACGGCAAAGTCGCGTGTGTCGCCAATGTTCTGCGTGCGGCTGCTGATCGCAGCCTTTGTGAGTCTCGCAGCGGTCACATGCCAGACACCGTGGATGCTCGTCGCGCTGCTAGTGCTCGGCGTGCTCGTGCCGCTGTGGGATCTGATGAGTCGCGGCCAGCCGGTGCGTGGTTACTTGATCCACATGGGTTTGTTTGTCGTGCTGCTCGTCGTGGGCTGGCAGTTCGCGGGTAAAACCACCGGCTACGGATTGCTCCTGCTCGCGCTGCTGTTGCGCGGCGGCATCGTGCCGCTGCACGGCTGGCTGCCCACGCTGTTCCAAGGTGCGGCCTATGGCACGGCGATGGTCTTTGTGCTGCCGCTGATGGAGGTGCTCGCCGCGCTGCGCCTGCTGCTGCCCTCGACGCCTGAGTGGATGCTGAACGCTGCGAGCATCGTCTGCCTGATCACCGCCGTGTATGGCGGCGGCATGGCCATCGTGCAAAACGAGGTGCGGAAGTTCTTCGCGCATCTCTGCCTCAGCCAGACGGCGCTGGTGATGTTCGCGGTGATGCTGCACACCTCGAACGGCCTCACCGCCGCGCTGTGCCTGTGGATTTCGTCATCCCTCGCGCTTGCCGGCCTCGCCTTCTCCGTGCGTGCGCTGGAGGCGCGCTTCGGCGCGCTTTCGCTGCGCGAACATCACGGCTTCTATCAGCAGGTGCCCGGCCTCGCGGTTTGCTTTTTGATCACCGGACTCGCCAGCGTCGGCTTTCCTGGAACGATTGGCTTTGTGCCGATGGAACTGCTCATCAGCGGCAGCGCCGACCAGGGACTGTGGGTCAGCGGCACGCTCGCCATTGCCGCCATGTTCAACGGCATCGCCATCATGCGCGCCTATTTTGCGTTATTCACGGGAAAGCGCCCCACGACCTCCGTCTCGCTGCAAAAGACGCCGCTGGAGCGTGCTGGCATCGTCGTTATCGCGCTGATGGTCTTCCTTGGTGGATGGTTCTCGCCCGGCATGGTGGCGTCGCGCCATGAAACAGCGGACAAGCTGCTGGAGCGGGCGGTGCAGGCCATGCGGCGCTGA
- a CDS encoding proton-conducting transporter membrane subunit yields the protein MSDTAQLLTAFGLSIVAAPVLLLAVFFGAFLTNRRLGEELIGRLIQGTMSVSLLSALAASAIMLWHRVAQHPIELGDWVITAHYHLKFEFVLDLLSLSYVMLTLVLCAVIGAFSTRYLHREPGYQRFFVLFAIFLLGMVTASLSDTVETLFAGWEMVGLSSVLLIAFFQERPSPPRNGLRVWVVYRICDVALMLAAILMHEINGGGDFDHLVGDQAWPAHDPLLIGPHFTMLGVLFVIAAAGKSALVPFSGWLPRAMEGPTPSSAVFYGALSVHLGAFLLLRVSPVLDSSIWLQVAVVVLGLTTSAFAYLAGRVQSDIKSALAFASLTQVGIIIAEIGLGFRYLALLHLLGHACLRTLQFLRAPSLLHDHHQLENAIGSRPREEGVMWEQKLPLSMQRWLYRFSLERGYLDSLLEKCVARPFVALFRGLDELETKWAKLLDGEPKAKEAPRDL from the coding sequence ATGAGTGATACCGCCCAACTTCTGACCGCTTTCGGCCTGTCCATCGTAGCAGCGCCGGTGCTGCTGCTGGCGGTGTTCTTTGGCGCGTTTCTGACGAACCGCCGCCTCGGGGAGGAACTGATCGGCAGGCTGATCCAGGGCACAATGAGTGTGAGCCTGCTCTCAGCGCTGGCCGCCTCCGCGATCATGCTGTGGCATCGTGTGGCGCAGCATCCCATCGAGCTGGGCGACTGGGTGATCACGGCGCACTATCATTTGAAATTCGAGTTCGTGCTCGATCTCCTCTCGCTCTCCTATGTGATGCTCACGCTGGTGCTGTGCGCGGTGATCGGCGCCTTTTCCACGCGCTACCTGCACCGCGAACCTGGCTACCAGCGCTTCTTCGTGCTGTTTGCCATCTTCCTGCTCGGCATGGTCACCGCGTCGCTGTCCGACACGGTGGAGACGCTGTTTGCAGGTTGGGAAATGGTGGGACTGTCCTCCGTGCTACTGATCGCGTTCTTCCAGGAGCGCCCGTCGCCGCCACGCAACGGCCTGCGCGTGTGGGTCGTCTATCGCATCTGCGATGTCGCGCTGATGCTCGCGGCCATTTTGATGCATGAAATCAACGGCGGGGGTGACTTTGACCACCTCGTCGGTGACCAGGCATGGCCCGCGCATGATCCGCTGCTCATCGGGCCGCACTTCACAATGCTCGGCGTGCTGTTCGTCATCGCCGCAGCGGGCAAATCCGCGCTGGTGCCCTTCTCCGGCTGGCTGCCGCGTGCGATGGAGGGGCCCACACCATCGAGCGCGGTGTTTTATGGCGCGCTGAGCGTGCATCTCGGTGCGTTCTTGCTGCTACGTGTGAGTCCGGTGCTCGACAGCTCGATCTGGCTGCAAGTCGCCGTCGTGGTGCTCGGCTTGACGACCTCCGCCTTCGCGTATCTCGCGGGACGTGTGCAAAGCGACATCAAATCCGCGCTTGCCTTCGCATCGCTCACGCAAGTGGGCATCATCATCGCCGAAATCGGCCTCGGCTTCCGTTACCTCGCGCTGCTGCATCTGCTGGGCCACGCCTGCTTGCGCACACTGCAATTCCTGCGCGCGCCGAGCTTGCTGCACGATCATCACCAGCTCGAAAACGCCATCGGCAGCCGGCCACGCGAGGAAGGCGTGATGTGGGAGCAAAAACTGCCTTTGAGCATGCAGCGCTGGCTTTACCGCTTCTCGCTGGAGCGCGGCTATCTCGACTCCCTGCTCGAAAAGTGCGTCGCGCGTCCGTTTGTGGCGCTGTTTCGCGGTTTGGACGAGTTGGAAACAAAGTGGGCAAAGCTGCTCGATGGCGAGCCCAAGGCGAAGGAGGCGCCGCGTGACCTATGA
- a CDS encoding DUF2309 domain-containing protein — protein sequence MPDTRQHLAHQIQHAAYLLPAQGPIGVFIHHNTLHAFEHQTFDEAVRTGSRVFGCEPYLSEDRYREELTRGRIRFDELRAVLQRDLGEKAAQSMHGLSKRLDLRLAMLQHPLRSGDGRELDWFMAETDALIKARRDVAEVERRRLITETRHWVMRRLRGSLPGVERPAWIDDLFLRFKETRIEDWSDERWEAFTMTALWEVCREGVRLAGERTPTTKPLIRHRDLLDALGGMDSDLLVNDVLIRFSSAFLDQGIAHWALPERDAGFFTSFCALHAQSSASSAWWMTGVCEEVTRLQNDKVTALACIEESLAALGVRADEVENFLSATLLALRGWGGMIWHVEQRADRVHHAVPEGTLIDFLAVRLLLERFAVQAAATASIGYEGALAEMREKLAAQLPSAIPNCDKQRAFLVFQLAQVLGWTPEQLFHLETADWADLFDEVEGFDELERRRVFHLAYEHRFRVQTLDALASRQGRNVKPKGRPSFQAVFCIDEREESIRRHVEEVAPTVETFGAAGFFGVVMYYRGAAAADFTPLCPVVVRPQHWVSEVVDRRLLDEEKRRSGARRRLGMALTSFHGGSRRIVSGAFFSAAFGLLATVPLVARVVFPRLTARFRGFFGSFIAPPAVTRLKLERSCEKASHEDEAHGFLPEEMINIAERILRDIGLTANFARVVLVFGHGSTSMNNPHESAHDCGACGGGVGGPNARAIAEILNDPRVRGALKERSIEIPTDTVFIGGLHNTANDNITFSDVDRVPPTHQFEFEVACKAVDEAVERNAHERARRFGSAPLGLTQTAAKRHMEGRSEDLSQVRPEWGHATNAICIVSRREKTRGLYLDRRAFLVSYDPTQDDAETAILARILGAVVPVCSGINLEYYFSYVDSPGWGSGSKLPHNITGLLGVMDGAMSDLRTGLPWQMVEIHEPVRLLFVIETTAEAFLAIMEKNDAIKTMVTKLWVQVALMDPATSALSVWHDGQFEPYQFQAGPLPVAASSKEWYTGWRDHLEFAEIVAAVPA from the coding sequence ATGCCTGACACCCGCCAGCACCTTGCGCACCAGATTCAGCACGCGGCGTATTTGCTGCCGGCGCAGGGGCCTATCGGCGTTTTCATTCATCACAACACGCTGCATGCCTTCGAGCATCAGACCTTTGATGAGGCAGTGCGCACGGGCTCGCGGGTCTTTGGGTGCGAGCCGTATCTATCAGAGGATCGTTACCGCGAGGAGCTGACACGGGGGCGCATTCGCTTCGACGAGCTGCGGGCCGTTTTGCAGCGTGATCTTGGCGAAAAGGCCGCGCAGAGCATGCATGGCTTGTCGAAGCGGCTCGATCTGCGCCTCGCGATGCTCCAGCATCCGCTGCGCAGTGGCGATGGACGCGAACTCGACTGGTTCATGGCGGAAACGGACGCGCTGATAAAGGCGCGGCGCGATGTGGCCGAGGTGGAGCGGCGGCGGCTCATCACCGAGACGCGTCATTGGGTCATGCGCAGGCTGCGCGGTTCGCTGCCGGGTGTGGAGCGGCCTGCGTGGATCGACGACCTGTTCTTGCGCTTCAAAGAAACGCGCATCGAAGACTGGAGTGACGAACGCTGGGAGGCCTTCACGATGACCGCGCTGTGGGAAGTTTGTCGTGAAGGGGTGCGTCTCGCGGGCGAGCGCACACCGACGACGAAGCCGCTGATCCGTCATCGCGATCTGCTCGACGCACTCGGCGGCATGGACAGCGATTTGCTCGTCAATGACGTGCTCATTCGCTTCAGCTCGGCATTTCTCGATCAAGGCATCGCTCACTGGGCGCTGCCGGAGCGTGACGCGGGTTTCTTCACGTCGTTCTGCGCTCTGCATGCTCAAAGCAGCGCATCCTCCGCGTGGTGGATGACCGGCGTGTGCGAGGAGGTGACGCGCTTGCAAAATGACAAGGTCACTGCGCTCGCCTGTATCGAGGAATCCCTCGCTGCGCTCGGCGTGAGGGCTGATGAAGTTGAGAACTTCCTCTCCGCGACGCTTCTCGCGCTGCGTGGCTGGGGCGGCATGATCTGGCATGTGGAGCAGCGTGCGGACCGCGTGCATCATGCCGTGCCGGAGGGTACGCTGATCGACTTTCTGGCCGTACGCCTGCTTTTGGAACGATTCGCGGTTCAGGCTGCAGCGACGGCCAGCATCGGCTATGAAGGTGCTTTGGCCGAAATGCGTGAAAAACTCGCTGCGCAGCTCCCCTCGGCCATTCCGAACTGCGACAAGCAACGCGCCTTCCTCGTGTTCCAACTCGCGCAGGTGCTCGGCTGGACGCCGGAGCAGCTTTTCCATCTTGAAACCGCCGACTGGGCCGATTTGTTCGATGAAGTGGAGGGCTTCGACGAGCTGGAGCGTCGCCGCGTGTTTCATCTCGCGTATGAGCATCGCTTCCGCGTGCAGACGCTCGATGCGCTGGCCTCGCGACAGGGCCGCAACGTCAAACCGAAGGGCCGCCCGTCGTTTCAGGCCGTGTTCTGCATCGACGAGCGCGAGGAGTCGATCCGCAGGCATGTCGAGGAAGTCGCACCGACTGTGGAAACCTTTGGCGCGGCGGGTTTCTTCGGCGTGGTGATGTACTATCGCGGCGCGGCCGCAGCGGACTTCACGCCGCTGTGTCCCGTCGTCGTGCGTCCGCAGCATTGGGTTTCCGAGGTCGTGGATCGTCGCCTGCTCGATGAAGAAAAACGCCGCAGCGGCGCACGGCGTCGTCTCGGCATGGCGCTGACGAGTTTTCATGGCGGCAGCAGGCGCATCGTGAGCGGTGCGTTCTTCTCCGCCGCGTTTGGATTGCTCGCCACGGTGCCGTTAGTGGCGCGCGTGGTGTTTCCACGGCTCACGGCACGGTTTCGCGGCTTCTTCGGCAGCTTCATCGCGCCTCCTGCGGTCACGCGGCTCAAACTGGAGCGCAGTTGCGAGAAGGCCTCGCACGAGGATGAGGCGCACGGCTTCCTGCCGGAAGAAATGATCAATATCGCCGAGCGCATCCTGCGCGACATCGGCCTCACAGCGAATTTTGCCCGCGTGGTGCTCGTCTTCGGCCACGGCTCCACGAGCATGAACAACCCGCACGAGTCCGCGCATGACTGCGGTGCCTGTGGCGGCGGCGTGGGCGGACCGAATGCGCGTGCTATTGCCGAGATTCTCAACGATCCGCGTGTTCGCGGTGCTTTGAAGGAGCGCAGCATCGAGATTCCCACCGACACTGTCTTCATCGGCGGCCTGCACAACACGGCGAACGACAACATCACCTTCTCCGACGTGGATCGCGTGCCGCCGACGCATCAGTTTGAGTTTGAAGTGGCTTGCAAGGCCGTGGACGAGGCCGTGGAACGCAACGCGCACGAACGCGCCCGCCGTTTCGGTTCCGCGCCGCTCGGACTCACGCAAACGGCGGCGAAACGGCACATGGAAGGCCGTTCCGAAGACCTCTCTCAAGTGCGGCCCGAATGGGGCCATGCGACGAACGCCATCTGCATCGTCAGTCGGCGTGAAAAGACGCGCGGGCTCTATCTCGACCGTCGCGCCTTCCTCGTCTCGTATGATCCGACGCAAGATGACGCGGAGACGGCCATCCTCGCACGCATTCTTGGCGCGGTGGTGCCAGTGTGCAGCGGCATCAATCTCGAGTACTACTTCTCCTATGTCGATTCACCCGGCTGGGGCAGCGGCTCGAAGCTCCCGCACAACATCACAGGCCTGCTCGGCGTCATGGATGGCGCGATGAGCGACCTGCGCACCGGTTTGCCATGGCAGATGGTGGAGATTCACGAGCCGGTGCGGTTGCTGTTCGTCATCGAGACGACGGCGGAGGCATTTTTGGCGATCATGGAGAAGAACGACGCCATCAAGACGATGGTCACGAAGCTCTGGGTGCAGGTCGCTCTCATGGACCCGGCCACCAGCGCTTTGAGCGTGTGGCATGACGGCCAGTTCGAGCCTTATCAATTCCAAGCCGGCCCGCTGCCTGTCGCCGCCTCCTCTAAAGAATGGTACACCGGCTGGCGCGATCACTTGGAGTTCGCGGAGATCGTCGCCGCCGTCCCCGCATGA